One genomic segment of Trichococcus shcherbakoviae includes these proteins:
- the nadA gene encoding quinolinate synthase NadA has protein sequence MDELTERILQLKAEKDAVILAHYYVPGAVQDIADFIGDSYYLSKIAAQVTEKVIVFCGVAFMGESAKMLNPEKVVLMPDLKADCPMAHMVKIRDIQKIRETYEDVAVVCYINSTAEIKAHADVCVTSSNAKNVIAALPNRYIYFIPDEHLGRYISHQLPEKTFLFNDGYCPIHTSIRVVDVLKMKRDFPQAEILAHPECKEEILVLADFVGSTSDLVAYTEKSPSQDFIICTEIGVIHEMEKRSPGKSFHAPSVGQVCPDMKLNTVEKIIYALETFEPAVEMDEVLRQKGLQPLERMLALAEVKTYAQL, from the coding sequence ATGGATGAACTTACGGAAAGAATATTGCAACTGAAAGCAGAAAAAGATGCCGTCATTCTCGCACACTACTACGTTCCTGGAGCCGTTCAAGATATCGCAGACTTTATCGGGGATTCGTACTATTTGAGCAAAATTGCAGCACAGGTCACGGAAAAAGTGATCGTTTTCTGCGGCGTCGCCTTCATGGGCGAAAGCGCGAAGATGCTGAATCCGGAGAAAGTCGTCCTGATGCCCGACCTGAAAGCGGATTGTCCGATGGCCCACATGGTCAAAATCCGCGACATACAGAAAATCCGCGAAACTTACGAAGACGTGGCTGTCGTCTGCTACATCAACTCCACAGCTGAAATCAAGGCGCACGCCGATGTCTGCGTGACGTCATCCAATGCGAAAAACGTCATCGCCGCCCTTCCCAACCGCTATATCTATTTCATTCCCGACGAGCACCTGGGCAGATACATTTCGCATCAGCTTCCCGAGAAAACGTTCCTCTTCAATGACGGCTACTGCCCGATCCATACCAGCATCCGCGTTGTCGATGTCCTGAAGATGAAACGCGACTTTCCGCAAGCCGAAATTCTGGCGCATCCGGAATGCAAGGAGGAAATCCTTGTTTTGGCGGACTTCGTCGGCAGCACATCGGACCTCGTTGCCTATACCGAAAAGAGCCCATCCCAGGATTTCATCATCTGCACGGAAATCGGTGTCATCCATGAGATGGAAAAACGGTCGCCGGGCAAAAGCTTCCATGCCCCTTCCGTAGGTCAGGTCTGTCCCGACATGAAACTAAACACGGTCGAGAAAATCATCTATGCTCTGGAAACTTTCGAACCTGCTGTGGAAATGGATGAAGTGCTGCGCCAAAAAGGTTTACAGCCTTTGGAACGTATGCTGGCATTGGCCGAGGTGAAGACCTATGCGCAACTATGA
- a CDS encoding DUF2202 domain-containing protein produces MNSKKKLYGSAALLSLLLLVGCSADDDTSTNDSSAGGSSEMVESSSETANSSEQDESMMEESDMEEDESNDAPYSYGAVGAMADDNLTMEEMFTYAIQDEQLAHGEYAYVLETFGDQAPFNNIISSEAQHITEMTVLFEKYNLAIPADESADHIQRAADVREALDNCATGEVDNIAMYNKFLEQDIPDDVRATFTALRNASEGHLQSFRKSLEKY; encoded by the coding sequence ATGAACAGTAAGAAGAAACTTTACGGTTCGGCCGCCTTGTTGAGTCTGCTCCTGTTGGTCGGTTGTTCCGCGGACGATGATACCTCGACAAATGATTCTTCAGCAGGCGGCTCATCGGAAATGGTCGAAAGCAGTTCAGAAACAGCCAACAGTTCCGAACAAGATGAATCCATGATGGAAGAAAGCGACATGGAAGAAGACGAATCGAATGACGCACCATACAGCTACGGTGCGGTCGGCGCCATGGCAGACGACAATCTGACGATGGAAGAGATGTTCACATATGCCATCCAGGATGAACAATTGGCCCATGGAGAATACGCCTACGTACTGGAAACATTCGGAGATCAAGCTCCGTTCAACAACATCATTTCTTCTGAAGCTCAGCACATCACCGAAATGACTGTTCTGTTCGAAAAATACAATTTGGCGATTCCGGCTGACGAATCTGCAGATCACATCCAACGTGCGGCGGATGTAAGAGAGGCATTGGATAACTGCGCCACAGGAGAAGTTGACAACATCGCGATGTACAACAAATTCCTCGAACAGGACATCCCTGATGACGTTCGTGCAACCTTCACGGCTTTACGCAATGCTTCCGAAGGACATCTGCAGTCATTCCGAAAGAGCCTCGAGAAGTATTGA
- a CDS encoding tryptophan-rich sensory protein, translating into METKMETKQLETPIKITVAVTYLIMIVVNALANILPINGIDTGAVSDAYPNLFAPAGLTFSIWGVIYLLLLGYTLYQFGIFQGDKSKVKTELLRKIGIVFSISSVVNAAWIFSWHYRMIGLSVLLMLVLLLSLIYINQLILKEKLDQKEKLFIRLPFSVYFGWITVATIANITTLLVDIGWNGFGISESVWTILIIVIGLAIGAVTMIRNHDIAYGLVIIWAYAGILIKHMSEAGFNGQYSGIITTVIACIVLMGVAIGYVLFAKKQTPSILK; encoded by the coding sequence ATGGAAACAAAAATGGAAACGAAACAACTGGAAACACCCATCAAAATAACGGTGGCTGTGACTTACCTGATCATGATCGTCGTCAATGCATTGGCAAACATCCTTCCGATCAACGGCATCGACACGGGTGCGGTATCGGATGCCTATCCGAACTTGTTTGCGCCCGCAGGATTGACATTTTCAATCTGGGGTGTCATCTATCTGTTGTTGTTGGGTTATACGCTTTACCAATTCGGTATTTTCCAAGGGGATAAGAGCAAGGTGAAGACGGAATTATTGCGGAAAATCGGTATCGTCTTTTCAATCAGTTCAGTGGTGAACGCTGCTTGGATCTTCAGTTGGCATTACCGCATGATCGGCCTGTCGGTGCTTCTTATGCTGGTGCTTCTGCTGAGCCTGATTTACATCAACCAGTTGATCCTGAAGGAAAAACTCGATCAAAAGGAAAAACTGTTCATCCGTCTGCCGTTCAGCGTCTATTTCGGCTGGATCACGGTGGCGACGATCGCGAACATCACAACGCTGCTGGTCGACATCGGCTGGAATGGCTTCGGAATCTCCGAATCAGTCTGGACAATACTTATAATCGTAATCGGGCTTGCGATCGGAGCCGTCACGATGATCCGCAACCACGATATCGCATACGGACTCGTGATCATCTGGGCTTATGCGGGCATTCTGATCAAGCATATGTCCGAGGCTGGATTCAACGGCCAATACTCGGGCATCATCACGACCGTCATCGCCTGCATCGTGCTGATGGGCGTGGCGATCGGCTATGTACTCTTCGCGAAGAAACAAACTCCATCTATCCTAAAATGA
- a CDS encoding GyrI-like domain-containing protein encodes MSFVIEMVETQEQPTLVLKTVTPVSELPKILGKAFMDIVTHIMELGEQPVGPAFVGYFNMDMERLELEIGFPVSKALPGKGDILAGSIPAGKQVSCMYKGPYMEMPPAYEEIEKWIKDNGYKPLGPVYEHYYNSPEEVPESELLTKIVFLLE; translated from the coding sequence ATGAGCTTTGTGATTGAAATGGTGGAAACGCAGGAACAACCGACTTTGGTTTTGAAAACGGTTACTCCGGTAAGCGAGCTTCCGAAAATATTGGGGAAGGCCTTCATGGACATCGTCACGCACATCATGGAATTGGGTGAACAACCGGTTGGACCAGCTTTCGTCGGCTATTTCAACATGGATATGGAAAGGCTCGAATTGGAAATCGGTTTTCCAGTGTCCAAAGCGCTGCCGGGCAAAGGCGATATCCTTGCCGGGAGCATTCCGGCAGGCAAACAGGTCAGTTGCATGTACAAAGGCCCTTATATGGAGATGCCGCCCGCTTATGAGGAAATTGAGAAATGGATCAAAGATAATGGCTACAAGCCGCTTGGTCCCGTCTATGAACATTATTACAATTCGCCTGAGGAAGTACCCGAAAGCGAATTGTTGACGAAAATCGTATTCTTATTGGAATGA
- a CDS encoding DUF5655 domain-containing protein, with translation MTDVMINKEVEAFFAGKPETKALFMAVERKIRAIGPAIITVTKTQISFATRTQFAWVWMPLTTDRKRPLHSLVLSFGCGRKIVHDQIVEAVEPYPGRWTHHVIIAEEADLTGILDVWLLEAYRFSETRGRQPASKI, from the coding sequence ATGACAGACGTAATGATCAACAAAGAAGTGGAAGCATTTTTTGCCGGGAAACCGGAAACCAAAGCTTTGTTCATGGCTGTGGAAAGGAAAATCCGGGCAATCGGACCCGCCATTATCACGGTGACAAAGACCCAGATTTCTTTTGCCACGCGGACACAATTCGCCTGGGTCTGGATGCCGCTGACGACCGACAGAAAGCGGCCGCTGCACAGCCTGGTGCTGAGCTTCGGCTGCGGGCGCAAGATTGTGCATGATCAGATTGTCGAAGCCGTCGAACCGTATCCCGGACGATGGACGCACCATGTCATCATTGCGGAGGAAGCGGATCTGACGGGTATCCTTGATGTTTGGCTGCTGGAAGCCTACCGGTTCTCGGAAACGCGCGGACGCCAGCCTGCTTCAAAGATATAA
- a CDS encoding nucleoside kinase: MSETHLHRGRQTVKLGLIKVVHDLFPEETLKTSYSILEGVFCNLYGSILSTREVKQIELKLREWVEKDCAIELLDKEGGYYHYQVGDIIVKAVYPAFTEPHLVEPFTILPFSYGFIVDFGDIDKGSNRPLIPPVQLSQAFEKNQIWMDNINIEFVNDVNDYIRSGRTMKLVSIAEALHEKEISIIADAILQHRRALRLLLVSGPSSSGKTSFTQRLSTQLEVNGLKPVALSLDHYFVDREHTPRDADGKYDFDSMEALDLPLLKQQIAQLIAGERVSVPQFDFITGQRQAEYKPMQVGPSEILIIEGIHALNPELVTSINRNLIYKIYISALGGLNIDLMSRVPTSEIRLLRRLVRDDKYRGVTPENTIHQWDSVRRGEYQNIFKFQEEADVMFNSSMIYEMNALRPFAETALQKIPADSPYYDTRERLLNLLSFFEPLDVSKVPFNSILREFIGGSIYYD, from the coding sequence ATGAGTGAAACGCATCTGCACAGAGGTCGCCAGACTGTCAAATTGGGTTTGATCAAGGTAGTGCATGATCTTTTTCCGGAAGAGACGCTGAAGACATCCTATTCCATTTTGGAAGGGGTCTTCTGCAATCTGTACGGATCGATCTTGTCGACAAGGGAAGTGAAGCAGATCGAATTGAAACTGCGGGAATGGGTCGAAAAGGACTGCGCTATCGAGCTGCTGGATAAAGAGGGCGGCTATTACCATTATCAGGTGGGGGACATCATCGTGAAGGCTGTCTATCCGGCTTTCACGGAGCCCCACCTTGTCGAACCGTTCACCATCCTGCCATTTTCCTACGGGTTCATCGTGGATTTCGGGGATATCGACAAGGGCAGCAATCGACCGCTGATTCCGCCTGTGCAGTTATCCCAAGCGTTCGAAAAGAACCAGATCTGGATGGACAATATCAACATCGAGTTCGTCAATGACGTGAATGACTATATCCGATCCGGGCGCACGATGAAATTGGTCAGCATCGCCGAAGCTCTGCACGAAAAGGAAATTTCCATCATTGCGGACGCCATCCTGCAGCATCGGCGCGCCTTGCGCCTGCTGTTGGTTTCGGGGCCTTCCTCTTCAGGGAAAACATCCTTCACTCAAAGATTATCAACGCAGCTGGAAGTGAACGGGCTGAAGCCGGTCGCACTGTCTTTGGACCATTATTTCGTGGACAGGGAGCATACGCCCCGGGATGCAGACGGAAAGTACGACTTCGACAGCATGGAGGCGTTGGATCTGCCCTTGCTGAAGCAACAAATCGCGCAGCTGATCGCCGGCGAGCGTGTATCCGTCCCTCAATTCGACTTCATCACTGGCCAGCGCCAGGCCGAATATAAACCGATGCAGGTTGGTCCATCGGAGATCCTTATCATTGAAGGTATCCATGCGCTGAATCCGGAATTGGTCACCAGCATCAACCGCAACCTTATCTACAAAATCTACATCAGTGCACTCGGCGGCCTGAACATCGACCTGATGAGCCGGGTTCCGACTTCGGAAATCCGGCTGCTGCGCCGTTTGGTCAGGGATGACAAATACCGGGGCGTCACGCCGGAAAATACGATCCATCAATGGGACAGCGTGCGCCGCGGCGAATACCAGAACATCTTCAAATTTCAGGAAGAAGCCGACGTGATGTTCAATTCCAGTATGATCTATGAGATGAACGCCCTGCGCCCCTTCGCGGAAACAGCGCTGCAGAAGATTCCGGCCGACAGCCCTTATTATGATACGCGGGAACGGCTCCTGAACCTGCTGAGTTTCTTCGAACCGCTGGATGTCTCCAAAGTGCCGTTCAATTCCATTCTGAGGGAATTCATCGGCGGCAGCATTTATTACGATTGA
- a CDS encoding prenyltransferase/squalene oxidase repeat-containing protein, which yields MEMNREEIIAWLLEGDPAIQFHTRRDLLHEDQAALADLRNRIAKEGWGRAFLERQQPDGHWGRWFYQPKWTSSHYTLLDLRNLCIPATWEIKKALDLILATVIATDGGINPAKGIEQSDVCVNGMFLNYACYFGTEEDKLRTVVDFVISQQLPDGGFNCRLNRSGARHSSVHSTLSVLEGIREYAAAGYVYRLDELKRIESGGQEFLLRHRLYKSDHTGAIIHPSFLKLVYPPRWRYDILRALDYFQSVGYPYDERLQDALDVLNAKRLPDGRWKTQAHHPGEVHFMMEEAGKPSRWNTLRCLRVLEYYSQDF from the coding sequence ATGGAAATGAATAGGGAGGAAATCATCGCGTGGCTTCTGGAAGGCGATCCAGCCATCCAATTTCATACAAGACGCGATCTGTTGCATGAAGACCAGGCTGCGTTGGCTGACCTGCGGAACAGGATAGCAAAGGAAGGTTGGGGCCGCGCTTTTCTGGAACGGCAACAGCCTGATGGGCACTGGGGACGTTGGTTTTATCAGCCGAAATGGACAAGCAGCCATTACACCTTGCTGGATCTGCGGAACCTCTGCATCCCGGCGACCTGGGAAATAAAAAAGGCGCTGGATCTCATCCTTGCGACCGTCATCGCCACTGATGGCGGTATCAATCCGGCAAAAGGCATCGAGCAGAGCGATGTCTGCGTCAATGGCATGTTCCTGAACTATGCCTGCTATTTCGGGACGGAAGAAGACAAGCTCAGAACGGTAGTGGATTTCGTCATCAGCCAACAGTTGCCGGACGGCGGCTTCAATTGCCGGCTGAACCGTTCCGGTGCCCGGCACAGTTCGGTGCATTCCACGCTCAGTGTGCTTGAAGGCATCCGGGAGTATGCTGCAGCCGGTTATGTTTATCGTTTGGATGAATTGAAACGGATCGAAAGCGGAGGACAGGAATTCCTTTTGCGGCACCGGCTGTACAAATCCGACCACACCGGCGCAATCATCCATCCGAGCTTTTTGAAATTGGTCTATCCGCCACGTTGGCGCTACGACATTCTGCGCGCGCTTGATTATTTCCAAAGTGTCGGTTATCCGTATGACGAAAGGTTGCAGGATGCTCTGGACGTTCTGAACGCTAAACGCTTGCCGGACGGACGCTGGAAAACGCAGGCCCATCATCCGGGCGAAGTGCATTTCATGATGGAAGAGGCCGGAAAACCGAGCCGATGGAATACGCTCAGATGTCTGCGGGTGCTGGAATACTATAGTCAGGACTTTTGA
- a CDS encoding YdeI family protein: MDATGFPKDWLRVQGPQEWHEWLAQNHDQKDQIWLEIKKAHAAGEGILLAEAVEEALCFGWIDGKMYSLDEESFIIRVTPRRSGSVWSLVNRRRAEALMEAGRMTESGLAAIQAAKDSGKWQAAYSSKEVPELPEELEQAFRDDPAARVCFDGWPTGEKAHYLFWIAQAQRADTRQKRIAETLERAKAKNSHKKPSP; encoded by the coding sequence ATGGATGCAACCGGATTTCCAAAAGATTGGCTCAGAGTGCAAGGGCCTCAGGAATGGCATGAATGGCTGGCGCAAAACCATGATCAAAAGGATCAAATCTGGCTGGAAATAAAAAAAGCCCATGCTGCAGGCGAGGGCATTCTGCTCGCGGAGGCAGTCGAAGAGGCGCTCTGCTTCGGCTGGATCGACGGCAAAATGTACAGTCTGGATGAAGAAAGCTTCATCATTCGGGTCACTCCCCGCAGATCAGGAAGCGTCTGGTCTTTGGTCAACCGGCGGCGTGCGGAGGCTTTGATGGAGGCTGGGAGGATGACTGAGTCTGGTTTGGCAGCGATCCAAGCAGCAAAGGACAGCGGAAAATGGCAAGCGGCCTATTCCTCGAAGGAAGTTCCGGAGCTGCCCGAGGAATTGGAGCAGGCATTCAGGGATGACCCTGCTGCCCGCGTTTGTTTCGATGGCTGGCCGACCGGCGAAAAAGCCCACTATCTTTTCTGGATCGCCCAAGCCCAACGTGCGGATACCCGCCAAAAAAGGATCGCCGAAACGTTAGAACGGGCAAAAGCCAAAAATAGCCATAAAAAGCCATCCCCTTGA
- a CDS encoding MsnO8 family LLM class oxidoreductase, whose product MKLSILDQVHITAGGTAEQSLQNAKELARLGDSLGYERIWFAEHHGSNLMASAAPEIIAAFIAAATDRIRVGTGGVMMMHYSPLKIAEVFKTLSGFAPGRIDLGVGRAPGGDRQSMYALAQGNPPQLENHYEKLRTILDLLEDRKPQDPLYRDTPAAPVDVTVPQTWLLGSSGNSAVQAGRMGVGYSFAQFFTGTLDKSIFDLYKKNFVPSAAMPEKQISVAFHAIVADTREEALYEELPYAIFKMQLFRGMMRNHLMTPEQAAAYPLTEIEKQLINDIRKTHIIGTATEAAETLLNLQEQYGFDEAMIISMPHSQQARLKTYSLLAQELL is encoded by the coding sequence ATGAAACTAAGCATCTTGGACCAAGTCCACATCACAGCAGGCGGTACAGCCGAGCAGTCCCTGCAGAACGCCAAAGAACTCGCCCGTTTAGGGGACAGCCTCGGGTACGAACGAATTTGGTTCGCCGAGCATCACGGCAGCAATTTGATGGCGAGCGCCGCACCCGAAATCATCGCCGCCTTCATAGCGGCCGCGACGGATCGGATCCGGGTCGGAACCGGAGGCGTCATGATGATGCATTACTCCCCTTTGAAAATCGCAGAAGTCTTCAAAACGCTGTCCGGCTTTGCGCCCGGCCGGATTGATCTGGGTGTCGGCCGGGCACCCGGAGGCGATCGTCAGTCCATGTACGCATTGGCGCAAGGCAACCCGCCCCAATTGGAGAATCATTACGAAAAACTGCGGACGATATTGGATCTTTTGGAAGACCGAAAACCCCAGGACCCACTTTACCGGGACACTCCCGCGGCGCCTGTAGACGTGACCGTTCCGCAGACCTGGTTATTGGGTTCGAGCGGAAACAGTGCCGTGCAGGCCGGCAGAATGGGCGTCGGCTATTCATTCGCGCAGTTCTTCACCGGGACGCTTGATAAAAGTATTTTCGACCTCTACAAGAAGAATTTTGTTCCATCCGCAGCCATGCCCGAAAAACAGATCAGTGTCGCTTTCCATGCCATCGTCGCGGACACGCGCGAAGAAGCGCTCTATGAAGAGTTGCCGTATGCGATTTTCAAGATGCAGCTTTTCCGCGGAATGATGCGCAACCACCTGATGACCCCGGAACAAGCCGCAGCTTACCCGCTGACGGAAATCGAGAAGCAGCTTATCAACGACATCCGCAAGACGCATATTATCGGGACCGCAACAGAGGCAGCCGAAACATTGCTGAATCTGCAGGAACAGTACGGTTTCGACGAAGCGATGATCATCAGCATGCCGCATTCCCAACAGGCGAGGCTCAAAACCTATTCCTTGTTGGCGCAGGAATTACTTTAG
- a CDS encoding VOC family protein — protein sequence MIHHIEINVSNLAASKQFWSWLLEKLGFSKYQEWEQGFSYKEDDTYIVFVQTAERFLDGSYHRSRTGLNHLAFAVDTKHQVDELYRELQIRGIPLLYPERHPFAGGKEHYAVFFEDPDRIKVEVAARSPFGQTKHIH from the coding sequence ATCATCCATCATATCGAAATCAATGTCAGCAATCTGGCAGCCAGCAAGCAATTTTGGTCCTGGCTGCTGGAAAAGTTGGGCTTCAGTAAATACCAGGAATGGGAGCAAGGCTTCAGCTACAAGGAAGATGATACTTACATCGTCTTCGTCCAGACAGCGGAACGCTTCTTGGATGGATCCTACCACCGCAGCCGGACGGGATTGAACCATCTCGCCTTCGCTGTCGACACAAAGCATCAGGTAGACGAACTGTACAGGGAACTGCAAATTCGCGGTATCCCGTTGTTGTATCCCGAAAGGCATCCTTTCGCAGGCGGAAAGGAACACTACGCCGTCTTTTTCGAAGACCCCGATCGGATCAAAGTCGAGGTTGCGGCAAGGTCCCCATTCGGACAGACGAAACACATCCATTAA
- a CDS encoding NAD(P)H-dependent oxidoreductase: MEIGIIIHSLTGNTLSVAERLQERLAADGHDVEIEQLKTIGEEKTNENNSANITLKSYPDPQAHDLLIIAGPVRGASASPVLKHYFSRVGQFENKPTLLFVTEFFPFPWMGGKNALKQMTALCAEHGAEVIGSGVINWKNPHRERQITDLLQQFSDLAARMDQKIK, translated from the coding sequence ATGGAAATCGGGATCATCATCCATTCTCTGACCGGAAATACCTTGTCGGTAGCGGAGCGGCTGCAGGAAAGGCTGGCGGCTGACGGGCACGACGTGGAAATCGAACAGCTCAAGACCATCGGAGAGGAAAAAACAAACGAGAACAACAGCGCGAACATCACACTGAAGTCCTATCCAGATCCGCAGGCACACGATCTTCTGATCATCGCCGGACCGGTGAGAGGCGCTTCCGCTTCCCCTGTCCTGAAGCATTATTTTTCGCGGGTCGGCCAATTTGAGAACAAGCCCACGCTCCTGTTTGTGACCGAGTTCTTCCCTTTCCCGTGGATGGGCGGAAAAAATGCCTTGAAGCAGATGACGGCACTTTGCGCAGAACACGGTGCCGAAGTCATCGGCAGCGGCGTCATCAATTGGAAGAATCCTCACCGCGAAAGGCAGATTACGGATTTGCTTCAGCAGTTCAGTGATTTGGCCGCGCGGATGGATCAAAAAATCAAATAG
- a CDS encoding acetate uptake transporter — protein MKNASNTQNNTIVSLKEFTANPAPLGLLGFGMTTVLLNIHNAGYFPMNTMILAMGIFFGGMAQVIAGIMEFKKNNTFGATAFTSYGFFWLSLVGTIVMPGLGMGEAASAQAMAAYLFMWGLFTLGMFVGTLRISKNLQIVFGSLTLLFFLLALGDFTGNEMIATIAGYEGIFCGFSAIYGALAQVLNEVYGEEVLPLGNVTTVKKAAKVEVATSK, from the coding sequence ATGAAAAACGCATCAAATACACAGAACAACACGATCGTCAGCTTGAAAGAATTCACTGCTAATCCAGCGCCGCTTGGCTTATTGGGCTTCGGAATGACAACAGTCCTGTTGAACATCCACAATGCAGGTTACTTCCCGATGAACACGATGATTTTGGCTATGGGCATTTTCTTCGGTGGCATGGCGCAAGTCATTGCCGGCATCATGGAATTCAAGAAAAACAACACTTTCGGCGCAACTGCCTTCACTTCTTACGGTTTCTTCTGGCTTTCCCTTGTCGGAACGATCGTTATGCCTGGACTTGGCATGGGCGAAGCGGCTTCGGCTCAAGCGATGGCTGCTTACCTGTTCATGTGGGGTCTGTTCACGTTGGGCATGTTCGTCGGAACATTGCGCATCAGCAAAAACCTGCAGATCGTCTTCGGTTCATTAACATTGCTTTTCTTCTTGCTTGCTTTGGGAGACTTCACAGGCAATGAAATGATTGCGACTATCGCGGGTTACGAAGGTATCTTCTGCGGATTCTCAGCAATCTACGGCGCATTGGCACAAGTTTTGAACGAAGTCTATGGCGAAGAAGTCCTGCCGTTGGGCAATGTGACGACTGTTAAGAAGGCAGCAAAAGTCGAAGTAGCAACAAGCAAATAA